One Orrella dioscoreae genomic window carries:
- a CDS encoding ABC transporter ATP-binding protein, whose translation MDDIILETRGLTKEFRGFVAVNNVNLKVRRGQIHALIGPNGAGKTTCFNLLTHFLPSTSGSILFNGQDITRDKPAQIARRGIVRSFQISAVFPHLSVLENVRIGLQRATGMSFHFWRSEKILNRLNPQALALLEQVDLQRFANEITANLPYGRKRALEIATTLAMEPELMLLDEPTQGMGHEDVERVTALIKQVGAGRTILMVEHNMGVVSSIADTITVLARGAVLAEGPYSTVSRDPAVMQAYMGTTDGALQGAHA comes from the coding sequence ATGGACGACATCATTCTGGAGACACGGGGCCTGACGAAGGAGTTTCGCGGCTTTGTCGCGGTCAACAACGTCAACCTCAAGGTCAGGCGCGGACAAATCCATGCGCTCATTGGTCCCAATGGCGCGGGCAAGACCACCTGCTTCAACCTGCTCACGCATTTCCTGCCGTCGACCTCGGGCAGCATTCTCTTCAACGGCCAGGACATCACGCGTGACAAGCCGGCGCAGATCGCGCGCCGCGGCATCGTGCGTTCGTTCCAGATCTCGGCGGTCTTCCCGCACCTGAGCGTGCTGGAGAACGTGCGCATCGGCCTGCAGCGCGCCACCGGCATGTCCTTCCATTTCTGGCGCAGCGAGAAGATCCTGAACCGCCTGAACCCGCAGGCGCTGGCCCTCCTGGAACAGGTGGACCTGCAGCGCTTCGCCAACGAGATCACAGCAAACCTGCCCTACGGCCGCAAGCGGGCGCTGGAAATCGCCACGACGCTGGCCATGGAACCCGAGCTGATGCTGCTGGACGAGCCCACGCAAGGCATGGGCCACGAGGACGTCGAGCGTGTCACCGCGCTCATCAAGCAGGTCGGCGCCGGCCGCACGATCCTCATGGTCGAGCACAACATGGGCGTCGTCTCGTCCATCGCCGACACCATCACCGTGCTCGCGCGCGGCGCGGTCCTGGCCGAAGGCCCTTATTCCACCGTCTCGCGCGACCCCGCCGTCATGCAGGCCTACATGGGCACCACCGATGGCGCCCTCCAAGGAGCGCACGCATGA